From Parambassis ranga chromosome 9, fParRan2.1, whole genome shotgun sequence, the proteins below share one genomic window:
- the rtn4r gene encoding reticulon-4 receptor, giving the protein MKTAITDGGRLLFLVMWLNLVPQTDSCPAKCVCYSEPRPTVACQQQGLFSIPTEIPVRSQRIFLQSNKLTVVRSTSFSSCHNLTVLWLYSNNITYIEAGAFYGLEKLEELDIGDNSNLRTISPTAFRGLTKLHTLHLHRCGLSELPVGVFRGMFSLQYLYLQDNNILTLHDDTFLDLANLTYLYLHNNKIKIVTDNMFRGLINLDRLLLHQNRVIYVQPRAFSDLGKLKSLFLFFNNLTVLTGETMDPLVSLQYLRLNGNQWICDCRARTLWDWFKRFKGSSSELECNVPEFLAGKDLKRLKSEDLEGCVETPQIQTNLFSSKSQSGKFPSTESPLGDTIPRCCLGDNDKSSILSGKSRQITNNPLKEKENMSKTKYKETERTKNETQNKQNDGPLGTLSNSLDKSLENLNPDLIENMESSTASNKKKKKCSKKPKSDTHCIKGRGSTLQVLRFLFIPLIWISLAMS; this is encoded by the coding sequence GGGGGCGACTCCTTTTTCTGGTGATGTGGCTGAACCTTGTGCCTCAAACTGACAGCTGCCCTGCCAAGTGTGTGTGCTACAGTGAGCCCAGGCCCACTGTGGCCTGCCAACAACAAGGACTGTTTTCCATTCCTACTGAGATCCCTGTGCGGAGCCAACGGATATTCCTCCAGAGCAACAAGTTGACGGTGGTCAGGTCCACTAGCTTCAGTTCTTGCCACAATCTTACAGTTCTCTGGCTCTACTCCAACAACATTACATACATTGAGGCCGGAGCATTTTATGGCTTGGAAAAGCTGGAGGAACTGGACATTGGAGACAACAGCAACCTCCGCACCATCAGCCCAACCGCCTTTCGAGGCCTAACTAAGCTGCACACCCTCCATCTGCACAGGTGTGGCTTGTCAGAGCTCCCTGTTGGGGTTTTCCGAGGAATGTTCTCTCTACAGTACCTTTACCTGCAGGACAATAACATTTTAACCCTGCATGATGACACTTTTCTGGACCTTGCCAACCTCACCTATCTCTACCTGCACAACAACAAGATTAAGATAGTTACAGACAACATGTTTCGGGGCTTGATCAATCTGGACCGCCTGCTGCTACACCAAAATAGGGTTATCTATGTCCAACCTAGGGCTTTTAGTGATCTTGGTAAACTGAAAtccttgtttctgtttttcaacAATCTCACCGTCTTGACAGGGGAGACCATGGACCCGCTGGTTTCCCTCCAGTATTTGCGTTTGAATGGAAACCAGTGGATCTGTGACTGCCGGGCGAGGACCTTATGGGACTGGTTCAAACGTTTTAAAGGTTCCAGCTCAGAGCTGGAGTGCAATGTCCCCGAGTTCTTGGCAGGAAAGGACCTGAAACGACTGAAAAGCGAAGACTTGGAGGGATGTGTGGAAACACCTCAAATCCAGACCAATCTCTTCAGCTCAAAGTCACAGTCTGGGAAATTTCCATCCACTGAAAGCCCTTTGGGCGACACCATTCCCAGGTGTTGTCTTGGAGATAATGACAAGTCCTCTATCCTGTCTGGAAAGAGCCGCCAAATTACTAACAACCCCCTCaaggagaaggaaaacatgTCCAAGACTAAATATAAGGAGAcggaaagaacaaaaaatgaGACCCAGAACAAGCAGAATGATGGACCACTCGGAACCTTGTCCAACAGCCTGGACAAGTCTTTGGAAAACTTAAACCCAGACCTCATAGAAAATATGGAATCATCTACAGcatcaaacaaaaagaaaaagaagtgttCCAAAAAGCCCAAATCAGACACCCACTGCATCAAAGGTCGGGGTTCTACTTTGCAAGTGCTGCGCTTTCTCTTCATTCCCCTGATCTGGATATCTCTAGCCATGTCTTAG